A genomic stretch from Arachis stenosperma cultivar V10309 chromosome 3, arast.V10309.gnm1.PFL2, whole genome shotgun sequence includes:
- the LOC130966319 gene encoding uncharacterized protein LOC130966319 — translation MQNQKAAIKKLETQIGYLFKHLSNHHLCNDNNSRKEEECQAITLKSGKELKELFQKPQEEGSNEKGKEQDGVQTPTSSPQKEKGMPKLNISRAPYPQQLKKKEDDNQFVRFLEIFKKLQINIPFAEAIEQMPLHAKFLKELITKKRSWKNNETVILTEECNAIIQHKLPQKLKDLGSFQIPCIIGEITVEKALCDLGASINLMSVAMMRKMKIEEAKPTKMALQLADRSFKFPHGIVEDLLVKVGDFIFPADFVVLDMQEEAKTSIILGWPFLATAGAIIDVQKGDLTLRLHNEKMTFNVFKAISYPPEQLGECMRLDALEEEVQECFEEEEHEEPERSMEEEYISSEDVATAESHVQDAPKEETEKSEAPKVELKALPPTLKYAYLGENENYPVIISSGLSQDQEDELLKVL, via the coding sequence ATGCAGAATCAAAAAGCTGCCATCAAGAAACTGGAGACACAAATTGGTTATCTATTCAAGCATCTTTCTAACCACCACCTTTGCAATGATAACAATTCAAGAAAAGAGGAAGAGTGTCAAGCTATAACACTTAAGAGCGGGAAGGAACTTAAGGAACTCTTCCAAAAACCACAAGAAGAAGGCTCAAATGAAAAGGGAAAAGAGCAAGATGGAGTTCAAACTCCCACTTCAAgtccacaaaaagaaaaagggatgcCAAAACTGAACATCTCAAGAGCTCCATATCCTCAGCAgttgaagaaaaaggaagatgaCAACCAGTTCGTGAGATTCTTGgagatcttcaagaaactaCAAATCAACATACCCTTTGCTGAAGCAATCGAACAAATGCCACTCCATGCCAAGTTCCTGAAGGAGCTGATAACTaagaagagaagctggaagAATAATGAAACTGTGATACTAACCGAAGAATGTAATGCTATCATCCAGCACAAACTACCCCAGAAGTTGAAGGATCTTGGGAGTTTTCAGATCCCTTGTATTATAGGGGAAATCACAGTAGAGAAGGCCCTTTGTGACTTAGGAGCCAGCATCAATTTGATGTCAGTAGCAATGATGAGGAAGATGAAGATCGAGGAggctaaaccaacaaaaatggCCTTACAACTGGCAGACCGATCATTCAAATTCCCTCATGGCATAgtagaggatttgttggtgaAAGTAGGAGACTTCATATTCCCGGCAGATTTTGTAGTGTTAGACATGCAGGAGGAAGCCAAGACTTCCATTATTCTGGGATGGCCGTTCTTGGCTACTGCTGGAGctatcattgatgtccaaaagggtgaTCTTACCTTGAGATTACACAATGAAAAGATGACATTCAATGTGTTCAAGGCCATAAGTTACCCACCAGAACAATTGGGGGAATGCATGAGGTTAGACGCACTTGAAGAAGAAGTGCAGGAGtgttttgaagaagaagagcatGAAGAGCCTGAGAGATCAATGGAAGAGGAGTATATATCAAGTGAGGATGTTGCAACAGCAGAGAGTCATGTTCAAGATGCACCAAAGGAAGAGACTGAAAAATCAGAGGCACCTAAGGTTGAACTCAAAGCATTGCCACCCACTCTCAAATATGCATACCTAGGAGAAAATGAAAACTacccagtgattataagctcaggCCTCAGCCAAGATCAAGAGGATGAACTGCTCAAGGTGCTGTAG